In a genomic window of uncultured Flavobacterium sp.:
- a CDS encoding tetratricopeptide repeat protein, with the protein MNVTDYTYLMNKPDAITEKQTDALGSVLNEFPYFQSARALRLKGLYDQNSFKYNYALKVTAAHTCDRSVLFDFITSETFTSIQSEYYDQKLKHLLNITVFDSEIISAEQSKKMPEVRIDPIEKSILNSIKEATSVTFEKPVIIEEPTLDSFKEVSTTFEEPKKTEEPIIESISEQAILDSFKDVSTLTFEKAIKTEEPKIELIDEQAILDSFKEVTNITFEEPAKIEEPIIESISEQAILDSFKAVATLSFEESAKIEEQKVDSIVEQPILTSDKEETNITFEEPVKIEEQKVDSIIEQPILTSDKEETNITFEEPAKIEEQKVEPIIEQPVLTSDKEEPNITFQEPVKIEEQKVEPIIEQPVKIATSTFFDETVDDEISEVQIDPIEKSILNPIQETSTTFFEKAVEIEEPKEIEIPETVKDAEENLEIGKPLDFSVNEKHSFQEWLQLAKTEPIDRTEEVPEEEKKTEKKTEQPTEIKADDEELDEEKKKKAEIIDKFIETNPKISPIKQTAITPAVQFNINQEDNSYLMTETLARVYLEQKKYTKAIQAYEILILKYPEKISFFADRISDIKILQQNNNNN; encoded by the coding sequence ATGAACGTAACTGATTATACTTACTTAATGAACAAACCCGATGCTATTACAGAAAAGCAAACGGATGCATTAGGAAGTGTCTTGAATGAATTTCCGTATTTTCAAAGTGCGCGTGCATTGCGATTAAAAGGACTTTATGATCAAAACAGCTTTAAGTATAATTATGCTTTAAAAGTTACAGCGGCGCATACTTGTGATCGTTCGGTTTTATTTGATTTTATAACATCGGAAACATTTACTTCTATCCAAAGTGAATATTACGACCAAAAACTGAAACATCTTCTGAATATTACTGTTTTTGACAGTGAAATAATCTCGGCTGAACAAAGTAAAAAGATGCCAGAAGTACGAATTGATCCAATTGAAAAATCAATTTTAAATTCTATTAAAGAAGCTACATCTGTTACTTTTGAAAAACCCGTAATCATTGAGGAGCCAACTTTAGATTCTTTCAAAGAAGTGTCAACAACTTTTGAAGAACCTAAAAAAACGGAAGAACCTATAATTGAATCTATAAGCGAGCAAGCAATTTTGGATTCTTTTAAAGACGTTTCAACCCTAACTTTTGAAAAAGCTATAAAAACAGAAGAACCTAAAATTGAGCTGATTGATGAGCAAGCAATTCTAGATTCTTTTAAAGAAGTTACAAACATAACATTTGAAGAACCTGCAAAAATTGAGGAACCTATAATTGAATCAATTAGCGAGCAAGCAATTTTAGATTCTTTTAAAGCAGTAGCAACTTTATCTTTTGAAGAATCTGCAAAAATTGAGGAACAAAAAGTTGACTCTATAGTTGAGCAGCCTATTTTAACTTCGGATAAAGAAGAAACGAATATAACTTTTGAAGAACCTGTAAAAATCGAGGAACAAAAAGTTGATTCTATAATTGAGCAGCCTATTTTAACTTCTGATAAAGAAGAAACGAACATAACTTTTGAAGAACCTGCAAAAATCGAGGAACAAAAAGTTGAACCTATTATTGAACAGCCTGTTTTAACTTCTGACAAAGAAGAACCGAACATAACTTTTCAAGAACCTGTAAAAATCGAGGAACAAAAAGTTGAACCTATTATTGAACAACCTGTTAAAATAGCAACTTCGACCTTTTTTGACGAAACAGTTGACGATGAAATTTCAGAAGTACAAATTGATCCAATTGAAAAATCAATTTTAAATCCTATTCAAGAAACTTCAACAACATTTTTTGAGAAAGCTGTAGAAATTGAAGAACCTAAAGAGATTGAAATTCCAGAAACCGTAAAAGATGCAGAAGAGAATCTGGAAATAGGAAAACCATTGGATTTTTCGGTTAATGAAAAACACTCTTTTCAGGAATGGCTGCAATTAGCCAAAACTGAACCTATAGACAGAACAGAAGAAGTTCCCGAAGAGGAAAAAAAAACGGAAAAAAAAACCGAACAACCAACTGAAATAAAAGCTGACGACGAAGAACTAGACGAAGAAAAGAAAAAAAAAGCAGAAATAATCGATAAATTCATTGAAACGAACCCGAAAATTTCGCCTATAAAGCAAACTGCAATAACTCCGGCGGTACAATTCAACATAAATCAAGAGGATAATTCGTATCTAATGACAGAGACTTTGGCCAGAGTTTATCTGGAACAAAAAAAATATACAAAAGCAATACAAGCATATGAAATATTAATTTTGAAATATCCAGAAAAAATTAGTTTCTTTGCAGACCGTATTTCGGATATAAAGATTTTACAACAAAATAACAATAATAATTAA
- a CDS encoding co-chaperone GroES yields MALNIKPLSDRVLIEPVAAETKTASGIFIPDTAKEKPQKGTVVAVGNGSKDHTMTVKVGDTVLYGKYAGTELKLEGTDYLIMREDDILAII; encoded by the coding sequence ATGGCCTTAAACATTAAACCGCTTTCAGATCGCGTACTTATTGAGCCTGTTGCAGCTGAAACAAAAACTGCCTCAGGTATTTTTATTCCGGATACTGCCAAAGAAAAACCACAAAAAGGAACTGTTGTAGCTGTTGGTAATGGATCTAAAGATCACACTATGACTGTAAAAGTTGGTGATACTGTACTTTATGGTAAATATGCAGGAACAGAATTAAAACTTGAAGGAACTGATTATTTGATTATGCGTGAGGACGATATCCTTGCGATTATCTAA
- the secG gene encoding preprotein translocase subunit SecG, translating into MSTFSIFLVLITIVCFLLIVVIMVQNPKGGGLSSTISGTQMLGGVQKTTDFLDKSTWTLATILIALILLSSLSFSGSLSDTDSKIIEKTEAPANTPAAPVQQTPAPATPAAK; encoded by the coding sequence ATGAGCACATTTTCAATTTTTTTAGTTTTAATCACAATAGTTTGTTTTCTATTGATCGTAGTAATCATGGTTCAAAACCCTAAAGGAGGCGGATTATCGTCTACTATCAGCGGAACTCAAATGTTAGGTGGAGTACAAAAAACAACAGACTTTTTAGATAAAAGTACGTGGACACTAGCGACTATTTTGATTGCTTTAATTTTGCTTTCAAGCTTAAGCTTTTCAGGATCATTAAGCGATACTGATTCTAAAATCATTGAAAAAACTGAAGCTCCTGCTAATACGCCAGCTGCTCCAGTTCAACAAACACCTGCTCCGGCAACTCCTGCAGCAAAATAA
- a CDS encoding YcxB family protein translates to MEKEIIIEYKPNADTLVKVSKYLLFRMRFVKFIIFIFFFVLFQNIALSATQSVTNIKWDFLDLLPFAMVILVWITIYFLTIYSIKKNILKNKKNLESQKITITKDSFTQEAESFKIENFWKESFQIKETKDWFLIYLNKTSALPIIKEDLKENQYNELKQLFNSIDIKKSLKS, encoded by the coding sequence ATGGAAAAAGAAATCATTATTGAATACAAGCCTAATGCAGACACACTAGTTAAAGTTTCTAAATATCTGCTTTTTAGAATGCGTTTTGTGAAATTTATTATTTTTATTTTCTTTTTTGTCCTTTTTCAAAACATAGCTTTATCAGCTACGCAATCTGTGACTAATATAAAATGGGACTTTTTAGATCTTTTACCTTTTGCAATGGTAATTCTTGTTTGGATTACAATATATTTTTTAACAATTTACAGTATCAAAAAGAATATTCTTAAAAATAAAAAAAACTTAGAATCTCAAAAAATAACTATTACAAAAGATTCGTTTACCCAAGAAGCTGAGAGTTTTAAAATCGAAAATTTTTGGAAAGAATCTTTTCAAATTAAAGAAACCAAAGATTGGTTTTTGATCTATTTAAATAAAACTTCTGCTTTACCAATTATTAAAGAAGATCTTAAAGAGAATCAATACAACGAATTAAAACAGCTTTTTAATTCGATCGATATAAAAAAGAGTTTAAAAAGTTAA
- a CDS encoding ectonucleotide pyrophosphatase/phosphodiesterase, whose amino-acid sequence MRKFTTHLLFFTFLLLTSFSYSQTNKDAYVVLVSMDGFRWDYAKHFKLQNLDKIAKEGVHAKSMRPSYPSKTFPNHYAIVTGLYPDHHGIINNEFYDSALNKYFALSTDAKNDSRFYGGNPIWNVAEQQGVKSASFFWPGSDTDKKRPGIYKNYDNKIPYGTRIDTVLKWLQLPEKQRPHLITLYFDEPDHTGHSFGPLSKENEKMVRKMDTIMGQLSSKLDQLSIGKQINLIIVSDHGMTDISNDKKVVILDYLKPEWLGYKAVINPIMSLQAKPGYQDSIAKALKKVPHIKFWKSNQVPKRFHYGTNPRVHDFVIEAKKGYSLAKDKTQDTKGGTHGYDNRTKDMQAIFYAKGPAFKVDKEVGSFQNVSVYPLIAHILGLQIDEVDGKFSEVKNMLKN is encoded by the coding sequence ATGAGAAAATTTACAACTCACCTATTATTTTTTACATTCTTACTCCTTACCTCTTTTTCCTATTCTCAGACTAATAAAGATGCTTATGTTGTTTTAGTTTCTATGGATGGATTTCGTTGGGATTATGCTAAACATTTCAAACTTCAGAATCTTGATAAAATAGCCAAAGAAGGCGTTCATGCTAAATCTATGCGTCCTTCTTATCCAAGCAAAACATTTCCGAATCATTATGCGATCGTGACCGGACTTTATCCGGATCATCATGGTATTATAAACAATGAATTTTATGATTCAGCCTTAAACAAATATTTTGCATTATCAACGGATGCTAAAAATGATTCTCGCTTTTACGGCGGAAATCCAATTTGGAATGTTGCTGAACAACAAGGTGTAAAAAGTGCTTCTTTCTTTTGGCCAGGATCTGATACGGACAAAAAAAGACCTGGGATTTACAAAAACTACGACAATAAAATTCCGTACGGAACCAGAATTGATACTGTTCTAAAATGGCTTCAGCTTCCTGAAAAACAACGACCTCATTTAATCACTTTATACTTTGATGAACCTGATCATACCGGACATTCTTTTGGACCTCTTTCAAAAGAAAATGAAAAAATGGTTCGCAAAATGGATACTATTATGGGACAATTGTCTTCTAAACTGGATCAATTGTCCATCGGAAAACAAATTAATTTAATTATTGTATCAGATCACGGAATGACTGATATCAGTAACGATAAAAAAGTAGTTATTCTGGATTATCTAAAACCGGAATGGTTAGGATACAAAGCTGTTATTAACCCAATTATGAGCCTTCAGGCAAAACCGGGATATCAGGATTCTATCGCAAAAGCGTTGAAAAAAGTGCCTCATATTAAATTTTGGAAATCAAATCAGGTTCCTAAAAGATTTCATTATGGTACAAATCCAAGAGTTCATGATTTTGTTATTGAGGCTAAAAAAGGATATAGTTTAGCAAAAGATAAAACTCAGGATACAAAAGGAGGAACTCATGGTTATGATAATCGAACAAAAGATATGCAGGCTATTTTCTATGCAAAAGGTCCGGCATTCAAAGTAGATAAAGAAGTTGGTTCGTTTCAAAATGTTTCAGTTTATCCTCTAATTGCTCATATTTTAGGTTTACAAATTGATGAAGTAGACGGAAAGTTTAGCGAAGTAAAAAACATGCTGAAGAATTAG
- the miaB gene encoding tRNA (N6-isopentenyl adenosine(37)-C2)-methylthiotransferase MiaB yields MEKIIEESKQGESLVLENKPENTKKLFIESYGCAMNFSDSEVVASILSINGYNTTQTLEDADLVLVNTCSIRDKAEQTIRKRLEKYNAVKRINPKMKVGVLGCMAERLKSQFLEEEKIVDLVVGPDAYKDLPNLLAEVEEGRDAINVILSKEETYGDISPVRLMSNGITALVSITRGCDNMCTFCVVPFTRGRERSREPQSIMKEIQDLWDKGFKEITLLGQNVDSYLWYGGGLKKDFVNATEMQKATAVDFDQLLEMVAVGFPKMRIRFSTSNPQDMHESILHVIAKYPNICKHIHLPVQSGSDRILKEMNRLHTREEYMTLIDKIKAIVPNASISQDMIAGFPTETEQDHQDTMSLMEYVKYNFGYMYSYSERPGTLAGRKMEDDVPEETKARRLQEIVDLQQKHAWFRSEEFVGQIVEVLVEKVSKKSTEEFSGRNSQSITVVFPKENYKIGDFVNVKITSCTSGTLKGKAVGYSEMN; encoded by the coding sequence ATGGAAAAGATTATTGAGGAAAGCAAACAGGGCGAAAGTCTTGTTTTGGAGAATAAACCTGAGAATACTAAAAAACTTTTTATAGAAAGTTACGGTTGTGCGATGAATTTTTCGGACAGTGAAGTCGTAGCTTCCATCTTATCAATAAACGGATATAATACTACTCAAACTCTTGAAGATGCCGATTTAGTTCTGGTAAATACCTGCTCGATTCGAGATAAGGCGGAGCAAACTATTCGCAAGCGTCTGGAGAAATATAATGCGGTAAAACGTATTAACCCAAAGATGAAAGTGGGCGTTTTGGGCTGTATGGCCGAGCGTTTGAAAAGTCAGTTTCTAGAGGAAGAAAAAATAGTAGATCTTGTTGTTGGACCTGATGCTTACAAGGATTTGCCAAATTTATTGGCGGAAGTTGAAGAAGGACGCGACGCGATTAATGTTATTTTATCGAAAGAGGAAACTTACGGAGATATTTCGCCTGTTCGTTTGATGAGTAACGGAATTACGGCGCTGGTTTCGATCACTCGTGGTTGCGATAATATGTGTACTTTTTGTGTTGTACCTTTTACTCGTGGTCGTGAGCGTAGTCGTGAGCCTCAAAGTATTATGAAGGAAATTCAGGATTTATGGGATAAAGGTTTTAAGGAAATTACGCTTTTAGGTCAAAACGTTGATAGTTACCTTTGGTACGGCGGCGGTTTGAAAAAAGATTTTGTAAATGCTACTGAAATGCAAAAAGCAACTGCAGTCGATTTTGATCAATTGCTTGAAATGGTTGCTGTTGGTTTCCCGAAAATGCGTATTAGATTTTCGACTTCGAATCCGCAGGATATGCACGAAAGTATCTTGCATGTTATTGCAAAATATCCAAATATCTGTAAACATATTCACTTGCCTGTTCAGTCTGGAAGTGACAGAATTCTAAAAGAAATGAATCGTTTGCATACTCGCGAAGAATACATGACTTTGATTGATAAAATTAAAGCTATTGTTCCGAATGCTTCGATTTCGCAAGATATGATTGCCGGTTTCCCAACAGAAACAGAGCAAGATCACCAAGATACAATGAGTTTAATGGAATATGTGAAATACAATTTTGGTTATATGTATTCGTATTCTGAACGCCCGGGAACTTTGGCCGGAAGAAAAATGGAAGATGATGTTCCGGAAGAAACTAAAGCCAGAAGATTGCAGGAAATTGTTGATTTGCAACAAAAACACGCTTGGTTTCGCAGTGAAGAATTCGTGGGACAAATTGTTGAAGTTTTAGTCGAAAAAGTATCCAAAAAATCAACTGAAGAATTCTCAGGAAGAAACTCTCAAAGTATTACAGTAGTTTTCCCTAAAGAGAATTATAAAATTGGGGATTTTGTAAACGTAAAAATTACAAGTTGTACTAGTGGAACTTTAAAAGGTAAAGCAGTTGGATATTCTGAAATGAATTAA
- the groL gene encoding chaperonin GroEL (60 kDa chaperone family; promotes refolding of misfolded polypeptides especially under stressful conditions; forms two stacked rings of heptamers to form a barrel-shaped 14mer; ends can be capped by GroES; misfolded proteins enter the barrel where they are refolded when GroES binds), whose amino-acid sequence MAKDIKFDIEARDGLKRGVDALANAVKVTLGPKGRNVIIGKSFGGPTVTKDGVSVAKEIELKDPLENMGAQMVKEVASKTNDLAGDGTTTATVLAQAIVKEGLKNVAAGANPMDLKRGIDKAVEAIVADLAKQAKVVGSDSDKIKQIASISANNDEVIGELIATAFAKVGKEGVITVEEAKGTDTFVDVVEGMQFDRGYLSPYFVTNPEKMEVELDSPYILLYDKKVSSLKELLPVLEPVAQSGKPLLIIAEDVDGEALSTLVVNKLRGALKIAAVKAPGFGDRRKAMLEDIAILTGGTVISEERGYTLENTTIEMLGTAKRVSIDKDNTTIVSGAGEADIIKNRVNQIKGQMETTTSDYDKEKLQERLAKLAGGVAVLYVGAASEVEMKEKKDRVDDALHATRAAVEEGIVAGGGVALLRAKAALADIKADNADEATGIQIVSRAVESPLRTIVENAGLEGSVVVAKVAEGSGDFGYNAKTDEYVDMLKAGIIDPKKVTRVALENAASVAGMILTTECALIDIKEESAGGMPMGGGMPGMM is encoded by the coding sequence ATGGCAAAAGATATAAAATTTGATATTGAAGCACGTGACGGATTAAAACGTGGTGTTGATGCATTAGCAAATGCTGTAAAAGTAACTCTTGGACCAAAAGGTCGTAATGTAATTATTGGAAAATCATTTGGTGGACCAACGGTTACTAAAGATGGTGTTTCTGTTGCAAAAGAAATCGAATTAAAAGACCCATTAGAAAATATGGGCGCGCAAATGGTTAAAGAAGTAGCTTCTAAAACTAATGATTTAGCGGGTGACGGAACTACAACTGCTACAGTTTTAGCTCAGGCAATCGTAAAAGAAGGTTTAAAAAACGTTGCTGCAGGTGCAAATCCAATGGATTTGAAACGTGGTATCGATAAAGCTGTTGAAGCTATTGTTGCTGACTTAGCTAAACAAGCTAAAGTTGTTGGAAGTGATTCTGATAAAATCAAACAAATTGCTTCTATCTCTGCAAATAATGATGAAGTAATTGGTGAATTAATCGCTACTGCTTTCGCTAAAGTTGGAAAAGAAGGTGTTATTACTGTTGAAGAAGCTAAAGGAACTGACACTTTTGTGGATGTTGTTGAAGGTATGCAGTTTGACAGAGGATATCTTTCTCCTTACTTCGTAACAAACCCAGAGAAAATGGAAGTTGAATTAGACTCTCCATATATCTTATTATACGACAAAAAAGTATCTTCTTTAAAAGAATTACTTCCAGTTTTAGAGCCAGTTGCTCAATCAGGAAAACCATTATTAATTATTGCTGAAGATGTTGACGGAGAAGCTCTTTCTACTCTTGTAGTAAACAAATTAAGAGGTGCTCTTAAAATTGCTGCTGTAAAAGCTCCTGGTTTTGGAGACAGAAGAAAAGCAATGTTAGAAGATATAGCAATCTTAACTGGTGGAACTGTAATTTCTGAAGAAAGAGGTTATACATTAGAAAACACTACTATCGAAATGTTAGGAACTGCAAAAAGAGTTTCTATCGATAAAGACAACACTACAATTGTAAGTGGTGCTGGTGAAGCTGATATTATCAAAAACAGAGTAAACCAAATTAAAGGTCAGATGGAAACTACTACATCTGATTATGATAAAGAAAAATTGCAAGAACGTTTGGCTAAATTAGCTGGTGGTGTTGCTGTTCTTTATGTTGGTGCTGCATCTGAGGTTGAAATGAAAGAGAAAAAAGACAGAGTTGATGATGCTTTACACGCTACTCGTGCTGCTGTTGAAGAAGGAATCGTTGCTGGTGGTGGTGTTGCTTTATTAAGAGCAAAAGCTGCATTAGCTGATATTAAAGCTGATAACGCTGACGAAGCAACAGGAATTCAGATTGTATCTCGCGCTGTTGAATCTCCATTAAGAACTATTGTTGAAAATGCTGGACTTGAAGGTTCTGTAGTTGTAGCAAAAGTTGCTGAAGGTTCTGGTGATTTTGGATATAATGCTAAAACTGACGAATATGTAGATATGCTTAAAGCTGGAATTATTGATCCTAAGAAAGTAACTCGTGTTGCATTAGAAAATGCTGCTTCTGTTGCAGGAATGATCTTAACTACAGAATGTGCATTAATTGATATTAAAGAAGAAAGCGCTGGCGGAATGCCAATGGGTGGCGGTATGCCAGGAATGATGTAA
- a CDS encoding sigma-54 dependent transcriptional regulator: METVQAIKQRFEIIGNDPKLNRAIEKAIQVAPTDISVMVTGESGVGKENIPRIIHSLSHRKHGKYIAVNCGAIPEGTIDSELFGHEKGAFTGATSTREGYFEVADGGTIFLDEVGELPLTTQVRLLRVLENGEFIKVGSSQVQKTNVRIVAATNVNLFNAIEKGKFREDLYYRLTTVEITLPPLRERNEDIHLLFRKFVADFAHKYKMPPLKLDDDAVQLLQKFRWNGNIRQLRNVAEQISVLETNRDISLATLQSYLPSTEGSNLPSVISDKKKDSDFSTERDILYKVLFDMKSDLNDLKKLTLELMKNGTSKVQDINPNLIQKIYGSQENESEIDFEEEPRTAVMTPTAREENYQMQDDNYLFAETIEEEEVLRLEQKEIEMIKKSLEKNKGKRKAAADELGISERTLYRKIKQFDL; encoded by the coding sequence ATGGAAACAGTTCAAGCAATTAAACAACGATTTGAAATTATTGGAAATGATCCTAAGTTAAATCGTGCCATCGAAAAAGCGATTCAGGTTGCTCCTACTGATATTTCGGTAATGGTGACTGGAGAAAGTGGTGTTGGTAAAGAAAATATTCCAAGAATAATACATTCGCTTTCACATAGAAAGCACGGTAAATATATTGCTGTAAACTGTGGTGCAATTCCGGAGGGAACTATTGATAGCGAACTTTTTGGTCACGAAAAAGGTGCTTTTACAGGTGCAACAAGTACACGTGAAGGTTATTTTGAAGTAGCCGATGGCGGAACTATTTTCCTTGACGAAGTTGGTGAATTACCCTTAACAACTCAGGTTCGTTTACTTCGTGTTCTTGAAAATGGTGAATTTATAAAAGTAGGTTCGTCTCAGGTTCAGAAAACAAATGTTAGAATCGTAGCGGCAACAAACGTGAATTTATTCAATGCTATTGAAAAAGGAAAATTCCGTGAAGATTTATATTATCGTTTAACAACTGTCGAAATTACTTTACCGCCTTTACGCGAAAGAAACGAAGACATTCATTTGTTATTCAGAAAATTTGTTGCTGATTTTGCTCATAAATATAAAATGCCTCCGTTGAAATTAGACGATGATGCTGTTCAGCTTTTGCAAAAATTCAGATGGAATGGTAACATTCGTCAATTGCGAAATGTAGCGGAACAAATTTCGGTTCTGGAAACTAATCGTGATATTTCTTTGGCAACTTTACAATCTTATCTTCCTAGTACTGAAGGAAGCAATTTGCCTTCTGTAATTAGTGACAAGAAAAAAGACAGCGATTTTAGCACTGAAAGAGATATTTTGTACAAAGTGCTTTTTGATATGAAAAGTGATCTGAATGATTTGAAGAAACTCACTCTTGAATTGATGAAAAACGGAACATCAAAAGTCCAGGATATCAATCCAAATCTGATTCAGAAAATATATGGTTCTCAGGAAAATGAAAGTGAAATAGATTTTGAAGAAGAACCCAGAACTGCTGTAATGACGCCAACAGCACGTGAAGAAAATTATCAAATGCAAGATGATAATTATTTGTTTGCCGAAACAATTGAGGAAGAAGAAGTTTTGCGTTTAGAACAAAAAGAAATCGAAATGATCAAAAAATCATTAGAAAAAAATAAAGGTAAACGAAAAGCCGCTGCAGACGAATTAGGCATTTCTGAACGAACTTTATATAGAAAAATTAAACAATTTGATTTGTAG
- a CDS encoding LptE family protein — MKNLKYLLILLIATTFSGCNVYNFTGTGKIDAKTFQVNFFQNNADLVEPGIDRQFTLALQDLIMGQTNLNLVSNGGDLVYEGEIVDYRTTPMTATADPEHPASQNRLTIRVQVRFTNKKKETDDFEKSFEFYYDFPGQGLPTGAILNEALKVIFERITQDIFNESLAKW; from the coding sequence ATGAAAAACTTAAAATATCTTCTAATTCTATTAATAGCAACAACTTTTAGCGGTTGCAACGTTTATAATTTTACAGGAACAGGAAAAATTGACGCCAAAACTTTTCAGGTTAACTTTTTTCAAAATAATGCCGATTTAGTTGAACCTGGAATCGACAGACAATTTACACTTGCTCTTCAGGATTTAATCATGGGGCAAACTAACTTAAACTTAGTTAGTAATGGTGGAGATTTAGTTTATGAAGGAGAAATTGTAGATTACAGAACAACTCCTATGACTGCAACTGCAGATCCGGAACATCCGGCATCGCAAAACCGTTTGACGATTCGTGTGCAAGTTAGGTTTACCAATAAAAAGAAAGAAACTGATGATTTTGAAAAATCATTTGAGTTTTACTATGACTTTCCAGGACAAGGTTTACCTACAGGAGCAATTTTAAATGAAGCATTAAAAGTTATTTTCGAGAGAATTACTCAGGATATTTTTAATGAGTCACTTGCAAAATGGTAA